The genomic region GTCATTTTTCCGTCCTCCCTGAAGCTCGTTCCGGTGACGGCACTCCCTACGCCGGCATTACCCGGATCAGGTAAGGGGTCGAAGGCCCAATCAGCCTTCCTCTCAGCCCGCAGCAGCTCCCCCCGGTATTCTGTTGTCATGTGCTGAGCGGTCTCAGGCTTTCTTTTCCGCCGTCTCGCCGTCTCCGTTATCCCGTGAAAGCCATTTTTCCCGGTCGAACCGGACCAGTTCGCTGGCCACCATGTTCGGAGCGATCTTCCGGAAAGGGAGGCTACCCCCGCTTTCTACGATTTTTCACCGGCCATCCCTCCCAGAACGGTTCTGCCTGCGAAAACTTTTTTTCCCACCGCTGTCTTCAGCTGCACTCCGGCAGGAAGGTAGACGTCGACTTTCGACCCCATCTTTATCATGCCGAACCGTTCGCCCCGGGCGAGCCTGTCGCCCTTCCGGAGCCTGCAGACGATGCGGCGGGCAAGGAATCCCGCGACCTGGACGAGCATCACCGGCCCATGACCGGTGGCAAGTCCCACGCACATTCTCTCGTTGAGTTCCGATGCCTTGGGTTCAAAGGCCATCCACTTCCTCCCGGGAATGTACTCCATCCATTCCACCGTTCCTTCACAGGGAACGCGGTTGACGTGAACACTGAGAGGATTCATGAAAATTCCAACCTTCACCGCCCTGCCCGTGAAGGGATGCTCCGTTTCAACCACCTCCACCACTTTCCCGTCGGCGGGGGAAAGAAATCCGGGCCCGTCGGGAACCCTTTCAGGATCCCGGAAAAACCAGACCACCAGCCCGAGGAGGGGGGCAAGGAACAGCCCCACCATGGGGACGAAATACAGGCTCCCGAGCAGCATGAAGGCGACAAACGCTATCAGCGGATATCCGTCCCGGGCTATTTTCACGGCCTGCTCTCCTCCACGCATTCATCGCCGCAGACCACGCTCACGTCCGCCACGGAATCGCCTTCGTCGAGCCGCACTGTAATAGTTCCCATGGCAGTCCTGCTCAGCCTCGGGATCTCTGCCACGGCGACCCGGATCATCCTTCCCCTGGAGGTGATGACCATGATTTCGTCCTCCTCGGCCACCGCCCAGCTTCCGACGAGCGGACCGGTCTTCCTTCCCAGGTTCATGGCCTTGACGCCCCGGCCGCCCCGGTGGTGAACGGTGAATTCCTCAAAGCTTGTCCTCTTGGCGACGCCCCGTTCGCTTATCACGAGGGCAAGGCGCTCGGAGGTGACCACTTCGCAGCTGATGACGTAATCTCCTTCGTCAAGACGGATTCCCTTCACGCCCCGGGCGGTCCGGCCCATGGGACGGAATTCTTCCTCGGTGACGCGGAGTCCCTGGCCGTTGGCCGTCATGAAGAGAAGCTCGTCCTTCCCCGTGGTCAGCCGAACCTGGGCGATCTCGTCACCTTCGTCCAGGGTCAGAACCCTCTTTCCGGCGCGGTTGAGCCTGGCGATTTCGGAAAGGGGAAGCCGCTTGGAGATGCCCTTCTTCGTGGCAAAGAAAATAAAGCTCTTTCCCTCGAGACTTCTGCCGTACATGGAGACCACCTGTTCTCCCGCATCAAGAGGAACGAGCTTGCCGATGAGCTTTCCCTTCCCCGTCCGGGATTCCGGGATCATGTGCCCCCGGATTGCGAGGGCCCGCCCTGAGGAGGTGAAGAGGTAGATGTCCTTGTGGGTGTTGGTGACCGCCACGAGGGCGATCTCGTCTTCGTCCTGGAGCCCGCTTCCCTTTTTGCCCTTGCCTCCCCTGGCCTGGGTGGAGTACTCCTCGAGGGCCTTCCGGCGGAGATACCCGTCCTTGGAGAGGATGACCACGATATCGTTCTCGGGGATAAGGTCTTCCATGGACACTTCCTCGTAGTTGTCCATGATTTCCGTCCTCCGGGGCCCGCCGAATTTCCGCTTCAGCTCGGAGAGTTCTTCCCTGATGACCCCGTCGAGGGCGGAGCGGTTGCCGAGAATGGTCCGGTAGCGCTCGATATCGGCGAAGAGGGCTGCAAGTTCCGACTCGAGCTTCTCCCGCTCGAGCCCGGTGAGCCGCTGGAGCCGCATGTCCAGGATGGCCTGGGCCTGGGTCTCGGTAAAACCGAGGTGGGAGACGAGGCCGTCCCGTGCCTCCTGTACCGTCTGGGCCCCGCGGATAATGGCGATGACCCTGTCGATCATGTCCAGGGCCTTCACGAGCCCTTCCACGATGTGGGCCCTGGCGAGGGCCTTGTCGAGCCTGAACTGGGTTCTCCTCCGGACCACGTCTCTCCTGTGCTCCAGGAAATGGGAGAGCATGTCCGTGACGGGGAGCTCCACGGGGTGGTTGTTCACAAGGGCGAGGTTGATCACGCCGAAGGTTGTCTGGAGCTGGGTTCTCCTGTAGAGCTGCCGGAGAACAAGTTCCGCGTCGCCGTCCCGCTGGAGTTCGAGAACGATCCGGAGTCCGTCACGGTCCGACTCGTCCCTGATGTCGGCCACGCCGTCAATATGCTTTTCCTGGACGCAGGATGCGATGGTCTCTATAAGGGACGTCTTGTTCACCATGAAGGGTATCTCCGTGATGACCACGGATGTTTTGCCCCGCTTCCCGTCCTCTACGACGGTCTTTCCACGAAGGATGACCTTTCCCCGTCCCGTCCTGTAGGCGTCGATGATGCCGTCCCGGCCGAGAATAATGCCTCCCGTCGGGAAGTCCGGTCCCGGAAGGCGGGCGTAGATTTCGCCGAATTCCCAGTTTCCTTCGGAGTCGATCATATACTCGAGGGCGTCGATCACTTCCGAAAGGTTATGGGGAGGAATGTTCGTGGCCATTCCCACCGCGATTCCCGAGCTTCCGTTCACGAGAAGGTTGGGGACGAGGGAGGGAAGATAGAGGGGCTCCTTGAGGGACTCGTCGAAATTGGGGCCCCACTCCACCGTGTCTTCTTCTATGTCGGCGAGCATAAGCTCTCCCATTTCATAGAGCTTCGCCTCGGTGTACCTCATGGCGGCCGCAGGATCCCCGTCGATGGAGCCGAAGTTTCCCTGGCCGTTCACCAGCGGGTACCTCATGCTGAAATCCTGGGCCATGCGGACCATGGTCTCGTAAATGGCGGAGTCGCCGTGGGGGTGATATTTACCCATGGTTTCGCCTACGACCCTGGCCGACTTCTTGTAGGAAGAGCCCGACCGGAGGCCCAGCTCCATCATGGCGTACAGGATACGCCGCTGGACAGGTTTGAGGCCGTCACGGACGTCGGGCAGCGCCCTTCCCACGATGACGCTCATGGCGTAGTCGAGGTAGCTGTGCTTGATCTCCTCCACAAGGGGAAGAGAGATCACCTTGCCGAAAAGCAGTTCACCCTTTTTTTCTTCCATCTGTCTTCTTCAACCTCCAAAGCCGATCCGCCGTCAGAATAAGCAGGATCTCGGCACAACCCTTTTATTTTACCATGTTCACAGCGGCAGATCAGGTATTTTCCGTCGAGACCGGCCGGAGGTTCACCAGCGGTTGAAACGGACTTTTCCCGCGTCGAATCCTTCGTAGGGCGGTTTCTGTTCCGCACCGAAGCCGAGTGCCGCGATGCCGACGATTTCCACCGAATCGGGCACGGCGAGGATCGGGCGGATTTTTTCGTTCCTGGGGTGCCTGTCCATGACCTTGAGCCAGACTCCCTCCAGCCCGAGCGCCCTGGCAGCGAGAAGAATGTTCTCCAGGGCGGCGGCGCAGTCCTCCACCCAGGCCCGGTCGCCCTCGGGATACCCGGCAGTTTCGGCACAGACGGCTATGGCCAGGGGAGCCTGACGGAGCATTTTTCCCGAGTCGTGAGCCTCGGCAAGGTCGTCCAGAACCTTCCTGTCCTCGATGACGATGAAGACGCATGGCCGGCGGTTGTGGGCCGACGGCGCGGCAAAGCCGCATTCGACGAGGAGGTCCCGGATCTCGGGAGAAACCGGATCCGCTGTGAATTTCCTGATGCTCCGCCGTCCAAGTATCGTTTTGATAACCTGGTTTTCCCGTATCGTCATGATATACCCCTCCGGGTTTATATTTTGTCATTCTATGCTAGACTTGCTTCAGGCGGTTCTTTGGAAGAACCCTTAAACAACGAAAGGAGAGATTTCAGTGTCGAAAAAAGTCGCTGTTCTCGTTGAAGAGAACGTTCATGATCTTGAATTCTGGTATCCTTTTTACCGCATAGCCGAGGCCGGTTTTGAACCGATCGCCGTGGGGCCCGCCGCCGGAAAAGTGTACACAGGCAAACTCGGAACCTCCATCGAGGCGGCCGCGTCTCCCGCGGACCTTTCCCCCTCGGACGTGGCAGGCGTGGTTGTACCCGGCGGCTGGGCTCCGGACCGTCTCCGCACTCACAGGTCCGTAGTGGACTTTGTCCGGGAGGTCAGCGCTTCGGGCGGTGTCGTGGCGGCCATCTGCCACGGGGGGAGCGTTCTCGTTTCTGCCGGCATCCTCAGGGGCGCCAGGGCCACTTCCTACAAGAGCATCCGGGACGACATGGTCCTCGCGGGGGCGGAGTGGGTGGACGAGCCGGTGGTGGTCTCCGGAAAGCTGGTGACGAGCAGAACCCCGTCTGACCTCCCCGCTTTCGGCAAAGCCCTCGTGGAGGCGCTTCAATCAAGGTAGTTCCGGAAGGCGCCTGCTGTTCCTCAGCCCCGCTCGTCACCGGGCGGGGCTTTTCTTTTTTCATAAAAAAGCTCCACCAGCAGGTGGATCGTTTTTTCCAGCCGCTCCCAGGTCTCCTCCCTTGACAGGTCGAGGCCGAGGTAACGCCGCGAAACATCCCGTCTCAGGAGAAGAAAGGT from Aminivibrio pyruvatiphilus harbors:
- the gyrA gene encoding DNA gyrase subunit A, producing the protein MEEKKGELLFGKVISLPLVEEIKHSYLDYAMSVIVGRALPDVRDGLKPVQRRILYAMMELGLRSGSSYKKSARVVGETMGKYHPHGDSAIYETMVRMAQDFSMRYPLVNGQGNFGSIDGDPAAAMRYTEAKLYEMGELMLADIEEDTVEWGPNFDESLKEPLYLPSLVPNLLVNGSSGIAVGMATNIPPHNLSEVIDALEYMIDSEGNWEFGEIYARLPGPDFPTGGIILGRDGIIDAYRTGRGKVILRGKTVVEDGKRGKTSVVITEIPFMVNKTSLIETIASCVQEKHIDGVADIRDESDRDGLRIVLELQRDGDAELVLRQLYRRTQLQTTFGVINLALVNNHPVELPVTDMLSHFLEHRRDVVRRRTQFRLDKALARAHIVEGLVKALDMIDRVIAIIRGAQTVQEARDGLVSHLGFTETQAQAILDMRLQRLTGLEREKLESELAALFADIERYRTILGNRSALDGVIREELSELKRKFGGPRRTEIMDNYEEVSMEDLIPENDIVVILSKDGYLRRKALEEYSTQARGGKGKKGSGLQDEDEIALVAVTNTHKDIYLFTSSGRALAIRGHMIPESRTGKGKLIGKLVPLDAGEQVVSMYGRSLEGKSFIFFATKKGISKRLPLSEIARLNRAGKRVLTLDEGDEIAQVRLTTGKDELLFMTANGQGLRVTEEEFRPMGRTARGVKGIRLDEGDYVISCEVVTSERLALVISERGVAKRTSFEEFTVHHRGGRGVKAMNLGRKTGPLVGSWAVAEEDEIMVITSRGRMIRVAVAEIPRLSRTAMGTITVRLDEGDSVADVSVVCGDECVEESRP
- a CDS encoding nitroreductase family protein is translated as MTIRENQVIKTILGRRSIRKFTADPVSPEIRDLLVECGFAAPSAHNRRPCVFIVIEDRKVLDDLAEAHDSGKMLRQAPLAIAVCAETAGYPEGDRAWVEDCAAALENILLAARALGLEGVWLKVMDRHPRNEKIRPILAVPDSVEIVGIAALGFGAEQKPPYEGFDAGKVRFNRW
- a CDS encoding type 1 glutamine amidotransferase domain-containing protein, which produces MSKKVAVLVEENVHDLEFWYPFYRIAEAGFEPIAVGPAAGKVYTGKLGTSIEAAASPADLSPSDVAGVVVPGGWAPDRLRTHRSVVDFVREVSASGGVVAAICHGGSVLVSAGILRGARATSYKSIRDDMVLAGAEWVDEPVVVSGKLVTSRTPSDLPAFGKALVEALQSR
- a CDS encoding phosphatidylserine decarboxylase, with product MKIARDGYPLIAFVAFMLLGSLYFVPMVGLFLAPLLGLVVWFFRDPERVPDGPGFLSPADGKVVEVVETEHPFTGRAVKVGIFMNPLSVHVNRVPCEGTVEWMEYIPGRKWMAFEPKASELNERMCVGLATGHGPVMLVQVAGFLARRIVCRLRKGDRLARGERFGMIKMGSKVDVYLPAGVQLKTAVGKKVFAGRTVLGGMAGEKS